One genomic window of Pseudomonas aeruginosa includes the following:
- a CDS encoding methyl-accepting chemotaxis protein, which produces MGTWISDIPLKYKFWAVNAVAFFTTLLLVLFAMQQEAAGRNASAQRAAAAEGELVQSWPAGSALPARSNLLPLEQAASLGGTAAQALGKGQGWIELSGARQGDTPLLGAWVGQTGSGQRFAVLAPASDLWQVFADRAGAYAVAVLVLMLALLAASQLLIRFILTHLHTLKDVMLHVEKSGDLSARVPLQGRDEVGQMASAFNAMQAGYQRIVGTVAAAATKLDEGAQALARSMGQVRQGMLGQQSETDQTATAINEMSTTVFHIAQHAADTRDQSQEADRLAGAGQQAVSRVSASIAGLSQGVQDTAEMIQKLAEDSQKISGVVNVIHGIAEQTNLLALNAAIEAARAGEMGRGFAVVADEVRNLARRVQDSTDEITQMILALQSGTRDAVEFMQESSLKADGCVSQAGDAGEALAAIANAVAQMRESNTQIAVAAEQQSQVAEEMTRSVVGIRDVTELTVQQTVESAATSQQLVDLAGDLTRAIGQLRL; this is translated from the coding sequence ATGGGCACCTGGATCAGCGACATTCCACTGAAATACAAGTTCTGGGCCGTCAACGCGGTGGCCTTCTTCACCACCCTGCTGCTGGTGTTGTTCGCCATGCAGCAGGAAGCCGCCGGGCGCAACGCTTCCGCCCAGCGCGCCGCCGCCGCCGAGGGCGAGCTGGTTCAGAGCTGGCCAGCCGGCAGCGCCCTACCCGCCCGCAGCAACCTGCTGCCGCTGGAACAGGCCGCGAGCCTGGGCGGCACCGCTGCCCAGGCGCTGGGCAAGGGGCAGGGTTGGATCGAGTTGTCCGGCGCGCGCCAGGGCGATACCCCGCTGCTCGGCGCCTGGGTCGGCCAGACCGGCTCCGGCCAGCGCTTCGCCGTGCTCGCCCCGGCCAGCGACCTGTGGCAGGTCTTCGCCGACCGGGCCGGCGCCTACGCCGTCGCCGTGCTGGTGCTGATGCTGGCGCTGCTGGCGGCCTCGCAACTGCTGATCCGCTTCATCCTCACCCACCTGCATACCCTCAAGGACGTGATGCTGCACGTCGAGAAGAGCGGCGACCTGTCCGCTCGCGTACCGCTGCAGGGACGCGACGAAGTCGGCCAGATGGCCAGTGCCTTCAACGCCATGCAGGCCGGCTACCAGCGCATCGTCGGCACCGTCGCCGCGGCCGCTACCAAGCTCGACGAAGGCGCCCAGGCGCTGGCCCGCAGCATGGGCCAGGTACGCCAGGGCATGCTCGGCCAGCAGAGCGAGACCGACCAGACCGCCACCGCGATCAACGAGATGTCCACCACGGTCTTCCATATCGCCCAGCACGCCGCCGACACCCGTGACCAGTCGCAGGAAGCCGACCGCCTGGCCGGCGCCGGCCAGCAGGCGGTGAGCCGGGTCAGCGCGTCGATCGCCGGGTTGTCCCAGGGCGTCCAGGACACCGCCGAGATGATCCAGAAGCTGGCCGAGGACAGCCAGAAGATCAGCGGCGTGGTCAACGTGATCCACGGCATCGCCGAACAGACCAACCTGCTTGCCCTCAACGCCGCCATCGAGGCCGCGCGGGCCGGGGAAATGGGCCGCGGCTTCGCCGTGGTGGCCGATGAGGTGCGCAACCTCGCCCGTCGCGTGCAGGACTCCACCGACGAGATCACCCAGATGATCCTCGCCCTGCAGTCGGGTACCCGCGACGCCGTGGAGTTCATGCAGGAAAGCTCGCTCAAGGCCGACGGTTGCGTCAGCCAGGCCGGCGACGCCGGCGAGGCGCTGGCGGCGATCGCCAACGCGGTGGCGCAGATGCGTGAAAGCAACACGCAGATCGCCGTCGCCGCGGAACAGCAGAGCCAGGTCGCGGAAGAGATGACCCGTTCGGTGGTGGGCATCCGCGACGTCACCGAACTCACCGTGCAGCAGACCGTCGAGTCGGCGGCCACCAGTCAGCAACTGGTCGACCTGGCGGGCGATCTGACCCGCGCCATCGGCCAGCTACGCCTCTGA
- the greB gene encoding transcription elongation factor GreB, translating into MSRYRPPRTAGTPLITPEGAARLRAELHELWHVRRPQVTQAVSEAAALGDRSENAEYIYGKKMLREIDSRVRFLRKRLENLKVVGERPADPNRVYFGAWVTLEDEDGEQARYRIVGPDELDLRNNQISIDSPLARALVGKELDAEVLVRTPAGEKLWFVVEIEYPPAP; encoded by the coding sequence ATGAGTCGCTATCGTCCACCGCGCACCGCCGGCACCCCGCTGATCACTCCGGAGGGCGCCGCGCGGTTACGCGCAGAGCTGCATGAACTCTGGCACGTGCGCCGACCCCAGGTGACCCAGGCGGTCAGCGAAGCCGCCGCCCTCGGCGATCGCTCGGAAAACGCCGAATACATCTACGGCAAGAAGATGCTGCGCGAGATCGACAGCCGCGTGCGCTTCCTGCGCAAGCGCCTGGAGAACCTGAAAGTGGTCGGCGAGCGGCCGGCGGATCCGAACCGGGTGTACTTCGGCGCCTGGGTGACCCTGGAAGACGAAGACGGCGAGCAGGCCCGCTATCGCATCGTCGGCCCCGACGAACTGGACCTGCGCAACAACCAGATCAGCATCGACTCGCCGCTCGCCCGCGCACTGGTCGGCAAGGAGCTGGACGCCGAGGTGCTGGTGCGCACCCCGGCCGGGGAAAAGCTCTGGTTCGTCGTCGAGATCGAGTATCCGCCGGCGCCCTGA
- a CDS encoding DoxX family protein: MNPLIKTILSTNAGAGLAILRIVTGLTLMSHGSQKLFGMFGGAGLNGMAQWFESIGLTPGYLLATLAGSAEFFGGLALVIGLLVRPASVVVGFTMIVAIFSVHIGNGFFITDNGYEYALTLLMISVALLIDGAGKFSLDGKLSR, translated from the coding sequence ATGAATCCACTGATCAAGACCATCCTGTCGACCAACGCCGGTGCCGGCCTGGCCATCCTGCGTATCGTCACCGGTCTTACCCTGATGTCCCACGGTTCGCAAAAGCTCTTCGGCATGTTCGGCGGCGCCGGCCTGAACGGCATGGCGCAGTGGTTCGAATCCATCGGCCTGACCCCTGGCTACCTGCTGGCGACCCTGGCCGGCAGCGCCGAGTTCTTCGGCGGCCTGGCGCTGGTGATCGGCCTGCTGGTGCGTCCGGCGTCGGTGGTGGTGGGCTTCACCATGATCGTGGCGATCTTCAGCGTGCACATCGGCAATGGCTTCTTCATCACCGACAACGGCTATGAATATGCCCTGACCCTGCTGATGATCAGCGTGGCGCTGCTGATCGATGGCGCCGGCAAGTTCTCGCTGGACGGCAAGCTGTCCCGCTGA
- a CDS encoding sensor domain-containing diguanylate cyclase translates to MTVPLLDPTKLRRQRQIMGLLLGLVLLMALIAGAALWLAVRQAQQLAQPNLHNELWQTYSLRAELDRTLDAARHTESGEGQADDLAIRLEVLASLIAPLRRQSLFRHLAEPRPEVQATLQRLIELSDRWSNQAPWGDPVAARRLAAEIVQQVPPLLEPTHQIVVASNIALTNQLDVDRKRLHRAFYALFWALLGIGAGGALLVLRLVTDFKRAQQLAGHLIELNATLEKRVGERTRQLSEGKALLHFILEASPSDVVLLSACGASIHYVSPRLLKRLGCQAQDDFNLPRLFASTSEYSRLQNALEARGQVDGWEAQLCGETPCWAVICARHLEIDGEPATLIWCYDISRRKAMEQELRLLASTDTLTGLHNRHSFLHQAELMLKAAERFRHPCVALMLDIDHFKNINDSHGHLTGDRALQRVAETLRQGLREVDLLGRLGGEEFAALLPEVSLDQALDVAERLRAGVEALRVNNPDGEPLRMTVSIGVALRRDAGDDLESLLVRADSALYQAKSGGRNRTEYAPA, encoded by the coding sequence ATGACTGTGCCGCTGCTCGATCCGACAAAGCTGCGCCGGCAACGCCAGATCATGGGGCTGTTGCTCGGCCTGGTGCTGCTCATGGCGCTGATCGCCGGGGCTGCGCTGTGGCTGGCGGTGCGCCAGGCCCAGCAACTGGCCCAGCCGAACCTGCACAACGAGCTGTGGCAGACCTACTCGCTGCGCGCCGAACTGGATCGCACGCTGGACGCCGCGCGGCACACCGAGAGCGGCGAAGGCCAAGCCGACGACCTGGCGATCCGTCTCGAAGTCCTCGCCAGCCTGATCGCGCCGCTGCGCCGCCAGTCGTTGTTCAGGCATCTCGCCGAACCGCGTCCGGAGGTACAGGCCACCCTGCAACGCCTGATCGAGCTCAGCGATCGCTGGTCGAACCAGGCCCCCTGGGGCGATCCCGTCGCCGCGCGCCGCCTGGCCGCGGAGATCGTCCAGCAGGTTCCGCCCTTGCTCGAACCGACCCACCAGATCGTCGTCGCCAGCAACATCGCCCTGACCAACCAGTTGGACGTCGACCGCAAGCGCCTGCACCGGGCGTTCTACGCGTTGTTCTGGGCCCTGCTCGGGATCGGTGCCGGCGGTGCCCTGCTGGTGCTGCGCCTGGTCACCGACTTCAAACGCGCACAGCAACTGGCCGGGCATCTGATCGAGCTTAACGCCACCCTGGAGAAACGCGTCGGCGAGCGCACCCGCCAGCTCAGCGAAGGCAAGGCGCTGCTGCATTTCATCCTCGAGGCCAGCCCGAGCGACGTGGTCCTGCTCAGCGCCTGCGGCGCCAGCATCCATTACGTCAGCCCACGCCTGCTCAAGCGCCTGGGTTGCCAGGCCCAGGACGACTTCAACCTGCCCCGGCTGTTCGCCAGCACCAGCGAATACAGCCGCCTGCAGAACGCCCTGGAGGCGCGCGGCCAGGTGGATGGCTGGGAAGCCCAGCTATGCGGGGAAACGCCTTGCTGGGCGGTGATCTGCGCGCGCCACCTGGAAATCGACGGCGAGCCGGCGACCCTGATCTGGTGCTACGACATCAGCCGGCGCAAGGCCATGGAGCAGGAACTGCGCCTGCTGGCCAGCACCGATACCCTGACCGGCCTGCACAACCGCCACTCGTTCCTGCACCAGGCGGAACTCATGCTCAAGGCCGCCGAACGCTTCCGCCACCCCTGCGTGGCGCTGATGCTGGACATCGACCACTTCAAGAACATCAACGACAGCCACGGCCACCTGACCGGCGACCGCGCCCTGCAACGTGTCGCCGAGACCCTGCGCCAGGGCCTGCGCGAGGTGGACCTGCTCGGTCGCCTGGGCGGCGAGGAATTCGCCGCGCTGCTTCCAGAGGTCAGCCTGGACCAGGCGCTGGACGTCGCCGAACGGCTGCGCGCCGGCGTCGAGGCGCTACGGGTGAACAATCCCGACGGCGAACCGCTGCGGATGACCGTGAGCATCGGCGTCGCCCTGCGCAGGGACGCCGGGGACGACCTGGAAAGCCTGCTGGTGCGCGCCGACAGCGCGCTCTACCAGGCCAAGAGCGGCGGGCGCAACCGCACCGAGTACGCGCCCGCCTGA
- a CDS encoding TatD family hydrolase, producing the protein MQLIDIGVNLTHASFAPEREALLARARAAGVVQMVITGTSLADSEQALQLCGELDEGGRLFTTAGVHPHEASHWNADTARGLRALFDDPRVRAVGECGLDFNRDFSPRPAQEKALEEQLALAVELQRPVFLHERDASERLLAILRDFRDRLPAAVVHCFTGERRALYGYLDLDLHIGITGWINDERRGTHLHDLVGEIPVGRLMLESDAPYLLPRSLRPKPKNGRNEPAYLVEVLDCVARHRGESAERLAAHTSAAARAFFGLPTID; encoded by the coding sequence ATGCAACTCATCGATATCGGCGTCAATCTGACCCACGCCAGCTTCGCCCCGGAACGTGAAGCACTGCTCGCCCGCGCGCGCGCCGCCGGGGTGGTGCAGATGGTCATCACCGGCACCAGCCTGGCCGACAGCGAACAGGCGCTGCAGCTCTGCGGCGAACTCGACGAGGGCGGCCGGCTGTTTACCACCGCCGGCGTCCACCCCCACGAGGCCAGCCACTGGAACGCCGACACCGCTCGCGGCCTGCGCGCCCTGTTCGACGACCCGCGGGTACGCGCGGTGGGCGAATGCGGCCTCGACTTCAATCGCGACTTCTCTCCCCGTCCGGCCCAGGAAAAGGCCCTCGAGGAACAACTGGCACTGGCCGTCGAGCTACAGCGTCCGGTGTTCCTCCACGAACGCGACGCCAGCGAGCGCCTGCTGGCGATCCTGCGCGACTTCCGCGATCGCCTGCCGGCCGCCGTCGTACATTGTTTCACCGGCGAGCGCCGGGCGCTGTATGGCTACCTCGACCTCGACCTGCACATCGGCATCACCGGCTGGATCAACGACGAGCGCCGCGGCACCCACCTGCATGATCTGGTAGGCGAGATCCCGGTCGGCCGTCTCATGCTGGAAAGCGACGCGCCCTACCTGCTGCCGCGCAGCCTGCGGCCGAAGCCGAAGAACGGGCGCAACGAGCCGGCCTACCTGGTCGAGGTGCTCGACTGCGTGGCCCGCCATCGCGGCGAGAGCGCGGAGCGCCTGGCCGCTCACACCAGCGCCGCGGCGCGGGCGTTCTTCGGCCTGCCGACGATCGACTGA
- the thpR gene encoding RNA 2',3'-cyclic phosphodiesterase, whose protein sequence is MPDRFLRLFFALPCPPPLAERIGRWRDDRPLPGRQVATANLHLTLAFLGQVPSARLEALLDMAAAIEAAPFDLYLDRLLRWRNGILLLAPSQPPGALLRLRRALRSGLAELELPVETRSFSAHLTLARDAAPLEDAPPPPTFVWQVDHFSLFCSQNDAAGVRYRTLGRWALCGEDSNERFAP, encoded by the coding sequence ATGCCCGATCGCTTTCTTCGCCTGTTCTTCGCCCTGCCCTGCCCACCTCCCCTCGCCGAGCGGATCGGCCGGTGGCGCGATGACCGGCCACTGCCCGGACGCCAGGTGGCGACGGCGAACCTGCACCTGACCCTGGCCTTCCTCGGGCAGGTCCCGTCCGCTCGGCTCGAGGCCCTGCTGGACATGGCCGCGGCCATCGAGGCCGCGCCCTTCGACCTGTATCTCGACCGCCTGCTGCGCTGGAGAAACGGCATCCTGCTGCTGGCCCCCAGCCAACCGCCCGGCGCCCTCCTGCGCCTGCGCCGCGCCCTGCGCTCCGGCCTTGCCGAACTGGAGCTGCCCGTGGAAACCCGCTCATTCAGCGCCCATCTGACCCTGGCTCGCGATGCCGCGCCGCTGGAGGACGCCCCGCCACCCCCAACCTTCGTATGGCAGGTCGACCATTTCAGCCTGTTTTGCTCGCAAAACGACGCCGCGGGCGTGCGCTACCGCACACTCGGTCGCTGGGCGTTGTGCGGGGAAGATTCAAACGAGCGTTTCGCGCCGTAA
- a CDS encoding Mpo1-like protein, which produces MGKRHPNLLAWQWRGYAANHRNPTNLVLHLIAVPLFIVAAILLLGGLFGLDLLQVVLGVIGIGAGLAIQAKGHALEEQAPEPFSDRRDAVSRLLVEQFVTFPRFVLSGTWWRAWRERHK; this is translated from the coding sequence ATGGGCAAACGTCATCCCAACCTGCTCGCCTGGCAATGGCGCGGCTATGCCGCCAACCACCGCAACCCGACCAACCTGGTCCTGCACCTGATCGCCGTGCCGCTGTTCATCGTCGCTGCGATCCTGCTGCTCGGCGGCCTGTTCGGCCTGGACCTGCTGCAGGTGGTGCTCGGTGTCATCGGCATCGGCGCCGGCCTGGCGATCCAGGCCAAGGGACACGCGCTGGAGGAACAGGCACCCGAGCCATTCAGCGATCGGCGCGACGCTGTCAGTCGCCTGCTCGTCGAGCAGTTCGTCACCTTCCCCCGCTTCGTCCTCAGCGGCACCTGGTGGCGGGCTTGGCGCGAACGGCATAAGTGA
- a CDS encoding acyl-CoA thioesterase gives MNFSELIQAVRRDPSSVVVPASWGQGRATFGGLVVALAYEAMLAVVEAGRPLRSIGVSFVGPLAPEQPASFSARLLREGKAVSQVQVEVRQGEQVVTLVQASFGVARASAVAVEALPAAGMKGPEESQELPYIRNVTPEFTRYIAMRWAVGGLPFSSNKSRQMGGWMRFRDEPEGEPMEVSHLLALLDSWPPALLPHLGTPAMASSLTWTAEFLQPLPQQGSGDWCRYLAEIEEARDGYGHVAARMWSADGQLLAISRQMVTVFG, from the coding sequence ATGAATTTTTCCGAATTGATCCAGGCGGTCCGCCGCGACCCTTCCTCGGTGGTAGTACCGGCCAGTTGGGGCCAGGGCCGCGCCACCTTCGGTGGCCTGGTGGTGGCGTTGGCCTACGAGGCCATGCTTGCGGTGGTCGAGGCGGGGCGTCCGTTGCGCTCCATCGGCGTCAGCTTCGTCGGACCGCTGGCCCCCGAGCAGCCGGCGAGCTTCAGCGCCCGGTTGTTGCGCGAGGGCAAGGCGGTGAGCCAGGTACAGGTCGAGGTCCGTCAGGGCGAGCAGGTGGTGACGCTGGTCCAGGCCAGTTTCGGCGTCGCCCGCGCGTCGGCGGTGGCGGTGGAAGCGTTGCCGGCGGCCGGGATGAAGGGCCCCGAAGAGAGCCAGGAGCTGCCCTATATCCGTAACGTGACCCCGGAGTTCACTCGCTACATCGCCATGCGCTGGGCAGTGGGCGGCCTGCCGTTCTCTTCGAACAAGTCGCGCCAGATGGGCGGCTGGATGCGTTTCCGCGACGAACCCGAGGGAGAGCCCATGGAGGTTTCCCACCTGCTGGCGCTGCTCGACTCCTGGCCGCCGGCGCTGTTGCCGCACCTGGGCACCCCGGCGATGGCCAGCTCGCTGACCTGGACCGCCGAGTTCCTCCAGCCGCTGCCGCAGCAGGGCAGCGGCGACTGGTGCCGTTACCTGGCGGAGATCGAGGAGGCGCGCGACGGCTACGGCCACGTGGCGGCGCGGATGTGGAGCGCCGACGGCCAGTTGCTGGCGATCAGCCGGCAGATGGTCACGGTGTTCGGCTGA
- the lipA gene encoding triacylglycerol lipase: protein MKKKSLLPLGLAIGLASLAASPLIQASTYTQTKYPIVLAHGMLGFDNILGVDYWFGIPSALRRDGAQVYVTEVSQLDTSEVRGEQLLQQVEEIVALSGQPKVNLIGHSHGGPTIRYVAAVRPDLIASATSVGAPHKGSDTADFLRQIPPGSAGEAILSGLVNSLGALISFLSSGSTGTQNSLGSLESLNSEGAARFNAKYPHGVPTSACGEGAYKVNGVSYYSWSGSSPLTNFLDPSDAFLGASSLTFKNGTANDGLVGTCSSHLGMVIRDNYRMNHLDEVNQVFGLTSLFETSPVSVYRQHANRLKNASL, encoded by the coding sequence ATGAAGAAGAAGTCTCTGCTCCCCCTCGGCCTGGCCATCGGCCTCGCCTCTCTCGCTGCCAGCCCTCTGATCCAGGCCAGCACCTACACCCAGACCAAATACCCCATCGTGCTGGCCCACGGCATGCTCGGCTTCGACAACATCCTCGGGGTCGACTACTGGTTCGGCATTCCCAGCGCCTTGCGCCGTGACGGTGCCCAGGTCTACGTCACCGAAGTCAGCCAGTTGGACACCTCGGAAGTCCGCGGCGAGCAGTTGCTGCAACAGGTGGAGGAAATCGTCGCCCTCAGCGGCCAGCCCAAGGTCAACCTGATCGGCCACAGCCACGGCGGGCCGACCATCCGCTACGTCGCCGCCGTACGTCCCGACCTGATCGCTTCCGCCACCAGCGTCGGCGCCCCGCACAAGGGTTCGGACACCGCCGACTTCCTGCGCCAGATCCCACCGGGTTCGGCCGGCGAGGCAATCCTCTCCGGGCTGGTCAACAGCCTCGGCGCGCTGATCAGCTTCCTTTCCAGCGGCAGCACCGGTACGCAGAATTCACTGGGCTCGCTGGAGTCGCTGAACAGCGAGGGGGCCGCGCGCTTCAACGCCAAGTACCCGCATGGCGTCCCCACCTCGGCCTGCGGCGAGGGCGCCTACAAGGTCAACGGCGTGAGCTATTACTCCTGGAGCGGTTCCTCGCCGCTGACCAACTTCCTCGATCCGAGCGACGCCTTCCTCGGCGCCTCGTCGCTGACCTTCAAGAACGGCACCGCCAACGACGGCCTGGTCGGCACCTGCAGTTCGCACCTGGGCATGGTGATCCGCGACAACTACCGGATGAACCACCTGGACGAGGTGAACCAGGTCTTCGGCCTCACCAGCCTGTTCGAGACCAGCCCGGTCAGCGTCTACCGCCAGCACGCCAACCGCCTGAAGAACGCCAGCCTGTAG
- a CDS encoding CHAD domain-containing protein, which translates to MTGFIDELLAEVIGQQVALMSAVARLEARTDGEALHDLRIALRRLRSLLRPIRGVPGVEELEHAAAEVGRLSGPIRDLEVLLPALAAEGLRDALAVRRPVLESGYVAVLASQPLHRLQLCLDVWPALLRTAQRHAVLDGLHGRVRKRLRRQWKTLRAELADTTYEHWHPLRLRIKRVRYGLEAYPHDCSIPGSLLAPLKAAQSALGDWHDLEQWLLRCQREPDLAPVREVWTARFELARERAGRALSTLQQALAGH; encoded by the coding sequence ATGACGGGGTTCATCGATGAACTGCTGGCTGAGGTGATCGGCCAGCAGGTGGCGTTGATGTCGGCGGTCGCCCGCCTGGAGGCGCGCACGGATGGCGAGGCACTGCACGACCTGCGCATCGCCCTGCGCCGTCTGCGCAGCCTGCTGCGGCCGATCCGCGGAGTCCCCGGCGTCGAGGAGCTGGAGCATGCCGCCGCCGAGGTCGGGCGGCTCAGCGGGCCGATCCGCGACCTGGAGGTGCTGCTGCCGGCGCTCGCCGCCGAAGGGCTGCGGGATGCGCTGGCGGTGCGCCGGCCGGTGCTGGAGTCCGGCTACGTGGCGGTTCTCGCCAGCCAGCCGCTGCACCGCCTGCAGCTTTGCCTGGACGTCTGGCCGGCCCTGTTGCGTACGGCCCAGCGGCATGCCGTGCTGGATGGCCTGCACGGCCGGGTGCGCAAGCGCCTGCGCCGGCAATGGAAGACCCTGCGCGCCGAGCTGGCGGACACCACCTACGAGCACTGGCACCCGCTACGGCTGCGGATCAAGCGCGTGCGCTACGGGCTGGAGGCCTATCCGCACGATTGCAGCATTCCCGGCTCGCTGCTGGCGCCGCTCAAGGCGGCCCAGTCGGCGCTGGGCGATTGGCACGACCTCGAACAGTGGCTGTTGCGATGCCAGCGCGAGCCGGACCTGGCGCCCGTGCGCGAGGTCTGGACGGCACGCTTCGAACTGGCCCGGGAGCGTGCCGGACGGGCCCTGTCGACATTGCAGCAGGCGCTTGCCGGGCACTGA